In Miscanthus floridulus cultivar M001 chromosome 5, ASM1932011v1, whole genome shotgun sequence, one genomic interval encodes:
- the LOC136452820 gene encoding uncharacterized protein, with protein MRPMESTSGEDAPKRNPLPAALVSNLQSVLAARRTPAAEVSTAAAAGEAEASSPEAEASDAPAGDGAPARPIVLLTCAGGIRSAGLAALVDALVAGGRCDVHVCAPESDKPACGHSITIRETITATSVDFTGAKAFEISGTPVDCVSLALSGRLFPWSSPALVISGINTGPNCGYEMFHSSAIAAAREALAYGVPSIAISLNWKKDETKDSDFKDAAQACLPLINAALDDIVKGIFLRGCLLNIGVPSAPSANKGFKLTKQSGYSPAQSWQAVSASRPSSATHFMGMHQSLGIQLAQLGKDASAAGAARRASAQRKTVEVESVAAAGKQEIREVVKKLFRAEFVEKRHEDLDEDVDLRALENGFISVTPLNVHGQVEPEMGPPASDWLSAAVSLDKEKDAAPAAADQQDVAAEEKEAPLAA; from the exons ATGAGGCCGATGGAGTCGACCTCCGGCGAGGACGCTCCGAAGCGCAACCCGCTCCCGGCCGCGCTCGTCTCCAACCTCCAGTCCGTGCTCGCCGCACGCCGCACGCCCGCGGCCGAGGTCagcaccgccgccgcagccggcgaGGCTGAGGCCTCGTCTCCGGAGGCGGAGGCTTCCGATGCCCCCGCGGGAGATGGTGCGCCGGCGAGGCCCATCGTGCTGCTGACCTGTGCCGGGGGGATCCGGTCGGCGGGTCTCGCAGCGCTCGTCGACGCCCTCGTTGCCGGCGGCCGCTGCGACGTCCACGTGTGTGCCCCCGAATC GGACAAGCCAGCCTGCGGCCACTCAATTACCATCCGTGAAACCATCACCGCGACATCCGTGGATTTCACAGGTGCTAAAGCTTTTGAGATATCAG GCACGCCGGTTGACTGTGTCTCACTGGCCTTATCTGGGAGGCTGTTTCCATGGTCGTCTCCTGCTTTG GTGATCAGCGGTATCAACACAGGACCAAATTGTGGATATGAGAT GTTCCACTCTTCTGCCATTGCTGCTGCAAGGGAGGCCTTAGCGTATGGGGTACCTTCAATTGCAATCTCATTGAATTG gaagaaggATGAAACCAAAGACAGTGACTTCAAGGATGCAGCTCAGGCCTGTTTACCATTGATAAATGCTGCCTTGGATGACATTGTGAAAGGAATTTTCCTCAGAGGATGCCTACTGAATATTGGAGTTCCAAGTGCACCATCTGCAAATAAG GGTTTCAAGTTGACCAAACAGAGTGGATACAGTCCTGCTCAAAGTTGGCAAGCTGTGTCAGCAAGCAGGCCCTCATCTGCTACTCACTTCATGGGCATGCATCAAAGCCTCGGTATTCAGCTGGCGCAGCTTGGGAAGGATGCATCTGCAGCA GGAGCTGCACGTAGAGCTAGTGCTCAACGAAAGACGGTCGAGGTTGAGTCTGTTGCAGCTGCTGGTAAACAAGAGATTCGAGAAGTAGTGAAGAAGTTATTCCGTGCTGAG TTTGTCGAGAAGCGACATGAAGATTTAGATGAGGATGTCGATTTGAGAGCTTTGGAGAATGGATTT ATATCTGTCACCCCTCTGAATGTTCATGGGCAAGTGGAGCCTGAAATGGGACCCCCAGCTTCAGATTGGCTCTCAGCAGCTGTATCTCTAGACAAAGAAAAGGACGCTGCTCCAGCTGCAGCTGACCAACAAGATGTTGCAGCTGAGGAAAAGGAAGCTCCTTTAGCAGCCTAA